From Paraglaciecola sp. L1A13:
CCATATACATATGGTGTGTACTGATGGCAGTGAATAATATCAATCTTGTGTTCAAGGATATGTTTACGAATTTGACCGATTAAACTGATATCAAATCCTGGTTTGCGCGAAAGCGCACTAATGTGGATGTTTTGTGCAATTAAGTCCTCTGCGAAAGGCCCTAATGGCGACTCGATACACAATACCGACATAGTGAAACGGTTTTTATCGGCACCTAATATCAGGTTTTTAATGACTTGTTCGGTGCCACCGATACGCATGTCAAAGGTGAGGTGTAGAATATTAATCGTCATTTTTTTCTCTTTTTGCAGAGAATGCAAAGTTGTTGCGCATATTAATAAAGGGCATTTCGACGACTCTAAACAACACTTCTGCAATGCATAAAGTGATTAATAAGGCTGACGCAAAGTGCACTAAAAAACCTTGCTCTGAAAAATAACGCCGACATATTGCTAGCGCCTCAGGGTGGAGTAAATATATTGAGTATGAACGCGTCGATATATGCATTATAAGTTGATAACCGAAAGGTTTAGTCAGCACTGGAGTATTGACAGCAAAAAAGACTAAGCAGCCAAAAGTCAGTGCCAATATCAGAAAACTAGGATCTTGATACCCCAGATACGGTGGGTACCATCGAAAATAAAAAAAGCATAAAAAGGCAGTTAGTCCTGTTAGCCCAATAGGTATCTTGAATTTAGTCATCTTCGCCCATTCCTGAGAATAATGATGTGCACTGTGCGCTAAAAACACGCCCATAAGACAACAATCCCATCGAACATGTGTTTCTACTAACGAATCGAACCAGCCTAAACTTCTAAACAAAGAGGGAGTAATAAGTAAAGTCAGTAGCCCAATAGATTGAATAGATGCTTTAAACTTAAATAAAACAACTAGAAGAGGAGCGATAACTAAATAAAACTGTTCTTCTACACTTAACGACCAACTTATATAGAAATAGGTTAACGGATAATCGTAATTTTGTATAAATGCAAAATAGGGAAGGGGGCTTTTGAATGAATCCTTCGTTAACACTAATTGCGCAACCGTGGCCAAAAGCACAACGTAATAGGCTGGTAATGTTCGCATCCAACGTCTAATCCAAAAACGCTTAACATCTACATTATTGAACTTTGATTTTTCCGCAAATAATTGAGAACCAATCAACCAGCCAGATAATAAGAAAAAGAGATCAACACCTGTGCCACCGAACTGTAACCCGGAAATACTCTGAGGTGCTCCGAAGCTCAGCACGCTGTGCGCTGTAAAAACCATCATGATGGCTAATGCTCTTAACACATCGAGATAGTAGATCCTATTGTGCACTATTTTTTGGCTCCATCGCCTAACTGTATATAACGGAACCACCACATTTGGAACATTAGCATGCTCCACAATACCGTACTATGATCAGCCTTTTCGTCTTGGTGTTGTTGCCATAGCTGCTTGACCACAGCCATATCAAAGTATTGCTGGATCCCTTGCGCTTTAGTGAACAAGTAATCTTCAGTTAAGTCTTTAATTTCACTGCGTAGCCAAGCGGCTAGCGGCACAGAGAACCCCATTTTTTTACGATATAAAATATCGTCAGGTAATACTGGCTTAAAGGCTTCTTTTAGAATGAACTTCTTTTCACCCTTGTTATATTTTAGATCTGAAGGAAGGGTCGCCGAAAATTCGATAATGTCTTTATCTAACAATGGAGCCCTTACTTCTAACGAGTGAGCCATACTCATGCGATCAACTTTTACTAAAATACCGCCTGGTAAATAGGTTTTCATATCGGTATACAAAATTTTTGACAAATGGTCGGGGCCGTCAGCCTTGTTGTAATTTTCCAAAGTGACTTGGCTAGGATGATAAGTACCCAGTTTATTTTTAGTGTTAGCGGTTGCCAGTTTTTGCCATAAACGGTCATCGATCATCGAATTGGTGATATAAAAACCCATGGCAGGCTCTAGGCTTAGACTCGTTAGTAATGACTTTGCTTTTCTAAAGAGTGGGTGCTCACTTTTAGCGAAGAGATTAGCCAGCTTAGGAAATACATTTTTGCGCAGGGCTCTAGGAAAGCGCTGACGTAACTTATTCTCTAAAGCGTCGGTGGTATACTTTTCATAACCAGCGAAGACCTCATCGCCGCCGTCGCCAGCAATAGCCACTGTGACTTGTGAGCGAGCCAATTGTGAAACAAAATAAGTAGGAACCAAAGATGGATCGGCAAAGGGCTCATCAAAGTAAGCGACAATTTCTTCTAGGTTATCTTTTACGTTTTGATGAACCGTAAACTCATGGTGCTCAGTGTGGTATTTATCAGCAACTATTTGAGCAAATTCGGTCTCATTGAAACGTTCTTCATCAAAGCCGATAGAGCAAGTCTTAACTGGGGTATCGCTGTTTAGCGCCATCATGGCGACTACGCCGCTTGAGTCTATGCCTCCACTTAAAAAAGCGCCTAAGGGCACATCACTGACCATGCGCGAACAGGTTTTTTCGGTCGCTAACGCATATAATTCGCTAGTGAGTTCAGCAGGGGATTTATCACTCACATTTTTAAATGAGACATCCCAATATTGCTCAATTTGAATGCCGTCCTGTGACACCCACATAAAATGGGCAGGAGGCAGTTTATGTATATCAGTAAATATAGTTTTTGGATCGGGTACATATTGATAAGCAAAGAAGTCATGTACTGCATCTAGGCGAACTTCTCGCGATACATTGGGCAACGTTAGCAGGGCTTTTATTTCCGATGCGAAGGCAAACTGAGTCTCGGTTTTAAGATAATAAAGTGGCTTTTTGCCTATGCGGTCTCGAGCAATCAATAAGCGCTTACTCGTAGTATCCCATAACGCAAATGCAAACATACCATTTATCATTGTGAGCATTTTCTCGCCATGTGTTGCATAAAGCGCAAGGATGACCTCGGTATCGGTATGGGTACGAAATGGATAGCCATCTCGACTCAGCTGGTCTCGTAACGTTTGAAAGTTATAAATTTCACCGTTAAAAGCAATGATGTATTTTTCATCAAAAGAATACATCGGCTGAGTACCCGCTTCTGAAAGGTCAATGATCGCTAATCTGCGATGGGCCAAGCCGACATGTGCATCTAAGTATTC
This genomic window contains:
- a CDS encoding acyltransferase, with product MHNRIYYLDVLRALAIMMVFTAHSVLSFGAPQSISGLQFGGTGVDLFFLLSGWLIGSQLFAEKSKFNNVDVKRFWIRRWMRTLPAYYVVLLATVAQLVLTKDSFKSPLPYFAFIQNYDYPLTYFYISWSLSVEEQFYLVIAPLLVVLFKFKASIQSIGLLTLLITPSLFRSLGWFDSLVETHVRWDCCLMGVFLAHSAHHYSQEWAKMTKFKIPIGLTGLTAFLCFFYFRWYPPYLGYQDPSFLILALTFGCLVFFAVNTPVLTKPFGYQLIMHISTRSYSIYLLHPEALAICRRYFSEQGFLVHFASALLITLCIAEVLFRVVEMPFINMRNNFAFSAKREKNDD
- the asnB gene encoding asparagine synthase (glutamine-hydrolyzing); protein product: MCGIAGFTQFSGNMGNQQTLKKMGDSIYHRGPDAGREYLDAHVGLAHRRLAIIDLSEAGTQPMYSFDEKYIIAFNGEIYNFQTLRDQLSRDGYPFRTHTDTEVILALYATHGEKMLTMINGMFAFALWDTTSKRLLIARDRIGKKPLYYLKTETQFAFASEIKALLTLPNVSREVRLDAVHDFFAYQYVPDPKTIFTDIHKLPPAHFMWVSQDGIQIEQYWDVSFKNVSDKSPAELTSELYALATEKTCSRMVSDVPLGAFLSGGIDSSGVVAMMALNSDTPVKTCSIGFDEERFNETEFAQIVADKYHTEHHEFTVHQNVKDNLEEIVAYFDEPFADPSLVPTYFVSQLARSQVTVAIAGDGGDEVFAGYEKYTTDALENKLRQRFPRALRKNVFPKLANLFAKSEHPLFRKAKSLLTSLSLEPAMGFYITNSMIDDRLWQKLATANTKNKLGTYHPSQVTLENYNKADGPDHLSKILYTDMKTYLPGGILVKVDRMSMAHSLEVRAPLLDKDIIEFSATLPSDLKYNKGEKKFILKEAFKPVLPDDILYRKKMGFSVPLAAWLRSEIKDLTEDYLFTKAQGIQQYFDMAVVKQLWQQHQDEKADHSTVLWSMLMFQMWWFRYIQLGDGAKK